A genome region from Nycticebus coucang isolate mNycCou1 chromosome 22, mNycCou1.pri, whole genome shotgun sequence includes the following:
- the E2F2 gene encoding transcription factor E2F2 → MLRGPRVLVPAGGQPPKGLPSMSPTELWSPGLSSPQLCPTTTTTYYTALYRQTVPPAAAPGTCLDATPHGPESQVVRCVPAGRLPAKRKLDLEGIGRPAIPEFRTPKGKCIRMDGLPSPKTPKSPGEKTRYDTSLGLLTKKFIYLLSESEDGVLDLNWAAEVLDVQKRRIYDITNVLEGIQLIRKKAKNNIQGRGIFEDPTRPGKQQQLRQELKELMSMEQALDQLIQSCSLNFKHLTEDKANKRLAYVTYQDIRAVGNFKEQTVIAVKAPPQTRLEVPEKPEENLQIYLKSTQGPIEVYLCPEEQEPDSPAKEPLPSTATLSPDSAQPSSSTHPRMMEPRASSAPQQIPPPPPLPPPLPSLVPLEATDSMPELPHPLLQQTEDQFLSPTAACSSPLISFSPPLDQDDYLWGLDGGEGISDLFDSYDLGDLLIN, encoded by the exons ATGCTGCGAGGCCCTCGGGTCCTGGTACCGGCTGGTGGGCAGCCCCCCAAGGGGTTGCCCTCGATGAGCCCCACCGAGCTGTGGTCGCCCGGCCTCAGCAGCCCCCAGCTCTGCccgaccaccaccaccacctactACACCGCGCTGTACCGGCAGACTGTGCCTCCCGCAGCGGCGCCGGGCACCTGCCTCGACGCCACACCCCACGGACCAGAGAGTCAAGTTGTGCGATGCGTGCCGGCAGGCCGGCTGCCG gCCAAAAGGAAGCTGGATCTAGAGGGGATCGGGAGGCCTGCAATTCCTGAATTCCGAACTCCCAAGGGCAAGTGCATCAGAATGGATGGCCTTCCTAGCCCCAAAA CCCCCAAGTCCCCTGGGGAGAAGACTCGGTATGACACATCGCTGGGGCTGCTTACCAAGAAATTCATTTACCTCCTGAGTGAGTCCGAGGATGGGGTCCTTGACCTGAACTGGGCTGCTGAGGTGCTGGACGTACAGAAGCGGCGTATCTATGACATCACCAATGTGCTGGAGGGCATCCAGCTCATCCGCAAGAAGGCCAAGAACAACATCCA AGGCAGGGGAATATTTGAAGACCCCACCCGACCCgggaagcagcagcagctgaggcaggagctgaAGGAGCTGATGAGCATGGAGCAAGCCTTGGACCAGCTCATCCAGAGCTGCTCTCTGAACTTCAAGCACCTGACTGAGGACAAGGCCAACAAGAGA CTGGCCTACGTGACTTACCAGGATATCCGCGCTGTTGGCAACTTTAAGGAGCAGACGGTGATTGCTGTCAAAGCCCCTCCACAGACCAGACTGGAAGTGCCCGAGAAGCCTGAG gaGAACCTGCAGATTTATCTCAAGAGCACCCAAGGGCCCATTGAAGTCTACCTGTGCCCAGAGGAGCAGGAGCCGGACAGCCCTGCCAAGGAGCCCCTCCCCTCCACCGCCACCCTCAGCCCTGACTCTGCCCAGCCCAGCAGCAGCACCCACCCTAGGATGATGGAACCCAGAGCATCCTCAG CACCCCAGCAGATCCCACCGCCACCACCACTGCCTCCACCACTGCCATCCCTCGTCCCCTTGGAGGCCACTGACAGTATGCCAGAGCTGCCACACCCACTCCTGCAGCAAACAGAGGACCAGTTCCTGTCCCCAACCGCAGCGTGCAGCTCCCCTCTGATCAGCTTCTCCCCACCCTTGGACCAGGATGACTACCTGTGGGGCCTGGATGGGGGTGAGGGCATCAGCGACCTCTTTGACTCCTATGACCTTGGGGACTTATTGATTAACTGA